The Salvia miltiorrhiza cultivar Shanhuang (shh) chromosome 2, IMPLAD_Smil_shh, whole genome shotgun sequence DNA window TGTGGGTCATGCATGTTAACTTGAATTAATAACTTGTGATCAGATACGAGCTAAGATTTTGCCAAGAAGGTCTAGTCCATgcggcaaagttgaggcaccaaTGACTCTCTGTTTTAAAAAGTCATTGATTGAAGTCCCATCGACTTTAACGTGTTAGTTGTATTTTGTTTGGATATTGAAGTAATTGGTTTAAATATTGGTCTAGTTTGTAATATAGTAGGATTGTTCTCATTTCTTTAGCAGCTTTttctaagagggtgtttggctaaacttattttaaagaacttataagatgCACGTAGTTTCataagaacttataagttgttaaagtgtatgaataattgagcttataagttagagagaaattttagaaatctttatcagagagagaaaatgaaattagaatgatatataataaaaataaaaattgattttttttttgtaaaataagtattgttgcttataagataatgaaaaaataatttgaaatataagaacttattttttaaggagcttataagttgtttaagggcttattttgtcaaacacttagTTTAacttttacaaaataaaaacttgGTCTTAAAAGAGGGAATGCTCATATATTCGCAAGAAGGGACAAAAAAACATCATCATTTTAAATCAAACGTGTAGGGTTACAACCCTAAAATATTATAGAGATTATATTCAATTCTAACATTTTCATACAACAAAAGAAATTCTATCTATGTAGATCAAATGTGGAAACTATAATTATCACTTTTGACTATTGCCTTTACACGCTTACACAACTTATACAAATTTTTCGTCTAGCCAAACTATTACACGAAATTTACGATTTTTTGTGTAATCATCGAATTAATCATGTAAGGatattaaagtaaaaaaatactaatatttttctctctttttttttttttttatcccaTGGCTACAATTTCCTATGACTATAtgcaggtatatatatatatataatagagagagagagagagaaaagttaaatagagaatgctaaatatttagagaatagagaattcgtgaaataaaaacgaacagatctacaatatttacgaacaaatcaatgtaccgcatgaacagcaatttgcctcGAGTTCGAATCCTGCCGGTGacgagtttttctcttttttcactaaatatacgtctgttcgttagttatgttgatctgttcgtaaaatgtatagacttgttcaaatTCCACCTATAAGTTTTACTATCCTTACAATGTAAGCAGgtcttattttcaaaattgttaTTTCAGTAAAGATTCACAAGATCAAACGAAATAATTTTGTACATCGATAATCGAATTATATAATTCTATTTGTACCTACTTAGGAATTCTATTTACTAATTGAACCCTAACTTAATGTTTTTGCCACCTAACTACAGATATTAATAGCTTTTACTTCTTAATCCGTTTTCTTATTGACCGATTCCATTAAATAATTAACCTTACACAATCTCAGATTTGGTGTTTAGCAACAGAAACATCTGGATATGTCtccttaattatttaatctaaatAATCTATgacaatttattaattaattaattattattcacACTTTACGTATACTGTCTCCATGCAGCCATACACGTATATGCATGCACTGAATTTACTTTGACGTAATTTATTCAACGGTTTACACATCCACAAActaatatataatcatattTTAATCCTATggttaatattaattaatttactcaatttatttaattgcatGACTCGTCAATCAATGTATGCTCTTATCCAGATATCAGATTTTAAACGAATTATTCAATGGTgacgaaataaataatttaaaaggggtagaataaattattgaatgtttGTTGAGGATTATTGAACACCTCATACAGTGGaatcaacaaaataaaataatagagtttctaaattaattaattaacgaCGTACGTGGTGACTAATTAGGGTAAGCCTTTCATTAAAAAACATAGACTGTTGACAACTAATTACTACAAGAAGTATGTTTGTGCAAGAAACCCAGACAACTTTTTCAATCCTAATGACGAAAtagtatattaattaatttaattaacattTAATAAAGTTATTATATTAAGTGCTGTATTATATTAAGTGctgtattattttaaattaatacgTGTTATGGAAGTATTTATTATATCGaaacacaaaatttggaaaCATAAGTAGAAGTTTCTTTATACTTTAGCATTTattattgagattttttttattgtgacTTCGTGTATACGTAATTCTTCGTATAGGTTactgatttattttattttgttttgtcttAGTGAAagattaaaccctaaatatgtcagatatatttgaattgagtgatgctaaacagccacattatGGTTGTCCACAAATTagtgaaatagaaaaaaaaaaaacatatgtaATTTACTGTATTATTCACATAGTAGTTTTTTGTAATGCTtactttattataaaataaaataataaatactaaaaaataaaaatagtaactATAATGTAAACAATACATTAAAGTAATTGAATCtcttttatttaagaaaataaattactttTGTTTCTTACTTCACTAGTTTGTGGGCAGCCGACGTtatggctgcatagatttattgatttaatttgaatttagttAATTTATACGTAAGTTATTTTAATGCATTTTGAATAGGGCTATAGTAGTCTATGAGTGAACTGCACACTAGAGTAATGTTTGTCTTCATTTACTGAGAAAATTAAAGTTACGAGAAAAAGTAAATCACGTAATTAGACAATATGGGAAGAGTGTTTTGACTTAGGGCCTAGTGAAAATATAGGGTTGAGaaagtaattaaaattataaaattgtttGACCTAAATTTATACTGTTAGCTAAGAGTTTGATGAATTAGTTACCTAAAGTTTAACGTCTTTGAGTTGCTTGCAATGTCCAAATTAATGTGGTAAACTCACAATAAATCGTTATACAATATTCAATATTTACGCAAACCAAGACTTGAAATAACGAACTTTATTagaaatataaagaaaaattcacaatcaaattaTATACTTATAATTAGGGATGTAATCGAATCGAGCCAAACCGAATAATGATATGTTTAAGTTTAATTTGTTTAGTATCAAGTCGAATCCCGAACttgaatataaattaataaaaggtTTTGATATGTATACATTagtgttagtgtgtgtgtgtattaatTTGTGGCTAGTTACGTACAGCCGATGTTGAATAatttaattagattattttgaaataatgaaaataataggTGAGAGTGGCTGTTGACTTAATTATGATTAAGGATCGAGATCATTCAACGTCATATATATGTACGTGGCCACACAAATTGCCCCAATTTGGAAACTGGGATTTTGTAGCAGGTAAACACGTGTTAGACTCAAACTCAAATAGGAAATCATAATAAGAAAATTATAGTAACAGCTATAGAtgcaaattattatttttttcaagatTGGCCTCCTTCATTCATacctaaataaaaatttaaattttatacaggtataaaatattattctttgataatttttacttatttactattatatttttatttaattctttaatttactccaactttaattcatcattaaatCAGAAATATAGACATATCAGGAaatctatttatatattttcatttgtaataatttttttaaattcttgtaTAAATTCCAATCAACCCATATATGCAAGACGGATGGATGGAGTATGGTTTTCTAAATTATATACAGGCATttagagagtgagagagatcatgGAAGTAACTATTAACGAAACGATAATTAAATTTATGCAATCATTAAGGCTAATCATAAACTAGTCAAATATaaaagatttagttattttactatattaatTACCTACATTGtaactaatttttctttttcattttatttttagaaaaattacaaaaaaatactcaatgtgGCATTAGTTATACATACCTAAAAGGTATTAGTGGTGAGATACAAATTATAAACCATTTATTAATTTATGAGCTCTACGCTTCTCCATTGCATTATGTTGATTATTTGgcatttataatttaaaagtaTGCAATTGACTCGCTGTAAGGTGACAAGATTTTGAAAATTGTGTCTCAATCCTAAAAGTATAATGTCAAAAGAAAAAGTTGAGAAAATAGTTTTTTATGTATTGAAGTAATTGATGGAAAAATGAAACCTATGCTTATAATTGGTAAGGGATGTAACCACCAAACCCACCAATTAGTCTTGTTTTGAAgatttcatgtttttttttttgattgaTTGAAGATTTTATATTAAAAGGTCAAACCATTTTTTTGGGTGACACTTGTCCCTAGCTAAAGTTACCGAGAATTAATCTTTATTTTCATCGTTGAGTTATCATAAATTCATTCATATTTCATGCCAATAAAAATAAAccgattaataaataataccCAACTTCTTTcgtctataaaaaaaattatcatgcCGTAaacaacacgaattttaataaaatatgaatggaGAGTGTCACTCTATATGCGAGTGAAGCTGTGTGGAGTCTGTGGACCCCACCACTGCACTATAAATATAAATGAACATTTTTTTGTGATTGAACCAAAAAGTAAATTATGATAATATTTTTGCGGACGGATAAAATAAAACATGGCATGTGTATATACATTATATCGTAATATcacatttatttgatttattatgCAGATATGGAGTATCAATTGTAATTgtaagaaaatagaaaatgaataaataaacaataaattaatCCTTAAAAAAGTAGAAAGTCGTAGTTTGGACGACATTCAACTGAAAAACCAATGTATCAcgattgaaaaataaattcgaAAATGACAATCTATTTGGTCTTCGCATTTACTCTTTACATTTACTCATCAAGACATCTTAATTTCTTTTATAGCTCCAATATTTCATACTATTCCAAACTTCTTTCACATTAACACTCGAGGTTGGAAAAAAACTTAATCAAAAAGTTCTAGTATTTCATTTATACTTTTagactttcatttttttctttcatcttatTTTCTACaatcaatttcaatttttatttaatttggtatgctaaatatttgattttataatacTTAACAATAGGATATGATATGTTCCAcctatataattatttttatttattaataatttacaataaattttatttgtataaaaatattaacaaaataataaaacactGAATTAAGAGTCCTTAATTAAGCTAGGATTTTCTTTAATCTCCAACTAATTACTTCATTATCcaattattgtatttttgtagtataaaattgactcaacctagacaGCACACTAGAGAGAGAGGACAGCAACATTACACTTATTTTTCTTacaaaattattcatttttcctTCTATAAATAAGCACTTTTTGTCATCACTTTCTTAACTCGGACCTACATCAACATTTCACTTAATTTTCTTACAAAACTTCATCTCCAATTCTCTCAAAGCTTGTCCAAAACTCATCACATTCTTCACTCTCAcacatctctctttctctctcatcaaCAATGGGAAGAACACCTTGCTGCGACAAAAATGGCCTCAAGAAAGGCCCATGGACTCCCGAAGAAGACGAGAAGCTCAGTCGATACATCCACGCCCACGGCGCCGGAAATTGGAGAAATCTTCCCAAAAATGCTGGTACTAATTTTCTCACCgcaaaaatccaaaaaaaaaaaaaaaatggcatagTCCCCTGTAcatattaattagggtttaatTTACGTATTATTGGATCACGTGATTGAATAATTCGTGTTACAGGGCTTCAAAGATGCGGAAAGAGTTGTCGACTGCGCTGGACCAATTATCTGAGGCCAGATATCAAGAGGGGAAGATTCTCATTCGAGGAAGAAGAAACCATAATCCAACTCCATAGCGTACTCGGCAATAAGTAAGATTCTCGTCATCATTTTTTTAAGgggtaattgtatatatataaattactaaaaaattttaaaataattatattttgcaCATCAACGTTAGAATctgtattaaaattactcaattattaatttttatgtcTAGATGGTCGGCCATCGCAGCACGTCTACCGGGAAGAACCGACAACGAGATCAAGAACTACTGGAACACGCACATCCGGAAGCAGCTGCTCCGGATGGGGATCGACCCGGTGACCCACGCGCCGCGGCTCGACTTGCACGACCTCACGTCGACCCTCCTCAACTCGCCGCAGCTTAGCCTCCTCCGCCTCCTGAATCCGGAGGCGCTGAGGCTGGCGATGACCCTAGCGTCGTGCAACGGCGGCGGCGAAGCGCAGCTCATGTTGAATTCGCAGCTCCAAAATCAGCTGCAGCAGGCGGTCCCACACATCCAACCTAATCACTTTGAATATATTATCGGCCAACAAATCCCACCAAATCAAagcaatattaattcatatcaCAATCAACCTCAATATCAACAATTGTTTCAAGAGAATGTGATGCCTGCTGCAAATGCGAGCGATCATCATCGGAGTTTTCCGGCGGATTTTGGCTACGATCAAATTAGGGCAGATTTGTCGGAAAATTCGAGTTTTCAATCGATGAACACAaatagcagcagcagcagcgatAACAACAGCGCTCCTACGTTTGATTCGGCCTCCGCCGTCatcaacggcggcggcggcgaagatgagagagaaagtttcTGCAGTAATCTGTTGAAGTTTGAGATTGCGGAGAGTTGGGATTTGGATGATTTCTTGGAAATTTGATTTCATTTGTTTTACTTGGTGAAGGGCACAGAAAATTTTATTGAGGTTTTATTATTCAAATTTCATGtataaattatagaaaaaaaaaattaaaagaatagaTCTTGTCATATTTGAGTTTAAATGGACTTTTCTgttagggtgtgtttactttggtagtaaaattttcatttgaaaaggATGAATAATAAAaggtgagataatattatctttttctcatttttttattatgtgtttactttggtagaaatagatggataaacaaattgaaatgttggaaaatattttcacaccctctcaataggataatattatccaacatttgtgagaaaatgagtgaaaaggggctgcccgaataaattttccagcctgaccggagaaaattatccatcatagGAAATATGttaaaatgatggaaaatatactttttctaaccttttttttatcaaagtaaacacacccttatttgaaaatttgaaagtGGGGTTTTATGTTCTTTGGTTAATTTGAATCATTTTtaacataattttaattaggtaattaattgaatttgagtatttatgtatGGGGGTGGGCTACCATGAgcgcacatcttaaaataagaaataaaagcaatttttaatgtatgaattttatatagaacacgtatgaattcgctgtataaaggtatgaattgtgaataataaatttttgctacctttggaattcgaactcaggaccataaatccattcaacaggattacgaatcaaccgtagattttgatgatctaagggctggaaatgatttttattttatatcttaaaaaatgctcttattttagcccttcccttatgtatgtatatatatagagacaCACATATGTGTGTACATACAAATGGATGTGCAAATGTAAATAATAGTACTCCAcatgaattataattaaaattatgaataaaCCAACCAACCAAGAAATCctttttctaaatataaataaagtaaaatcaAGAGATGGATGAATGAAATAAAGATTATAACATACCACGAATTAAAATAGAGAGGGCATATCTATGATCAAGTACATCTCTCAAACGATCGACAATATACACTGGCCATTATTCAATAGAAACACACATCGACCATCAATTTCAATCCACAAACACATCAATTTTATTTCACTACACACAGCACTATATCATCGTCACCGATTGAGATGGTTGTACATGCCCAGCAACGGCGATGGGGATAACGCGCGGTCGACCCACGGGAAGGCCAGTTCTTGGTTGGTGATGCCATCGACGGAGAAGAGATTCAAGTGGTGTGAATCAAGATTGAAGCATGGAAGGTTGTGATGCTGCTGAATCTTGATCCTCTTGGGAGGCTGGAAATCTTCCTTGGATGAAATCTCACTCACATCTTCTACATCGGAGTCGGATTCGTCGCTGAGAGAAGGAAGTGAGAGAATGGGAGAGTATGGCTTGGTTCCTGCAGGCGACCTATTCTTGTACTCCTCCATGATCTTGTCCAGAAATCTTCCCTGCGCTTCGATTTTCATCTTCAAGCTTTTCTGGACCTGCATGCATGCGTAATACGACGTCGTTTATATGTATAATGTAAAAGGGATATGATAATGTCTCTTAACTCTGATGCACCTCAAGCTGATCGCTCAGTCTTCTCTGCGCTTCCATCTGTATGAGCAACGCCTCGTTCAGCTGCGCGCCGCTGCAATTTTTCATGCCGATGTGCGTTAGTTTGTGGTGCAGTGGTGGGCATTAGTAACGAATCGAGATCGAGGTGACTCACGAGAGGGCACAGAAGTTGGGAAGCATCTCGGATACGCTCCGTCTCTCGAGCTTGCCTTCTGCATCTTATAAGTTTTAGTACGAATACGCGCTacgtatatactccctctgtcccgtgTATATAGGCTGATTGGAATTTACGtaaagttttaagaaaaatcgttgaaaatgaaaatatatatgtaaaccTCCTGATATGCccatatttagtatttaatgatgaattaaagttgaagtaaattaaagaattaaatagggatataatagtaaagagttagaggattttttaggacaataacttaggttgatttggaaattaggacaataactttcgaatttttaaaaataggacactaattaataagcgttgcACTCGCAAGACATTTATGGgtcaattattaaattttgggACTTTTTTGCAcggaccaagcacatgacaacCCGCACGGAGGGGTTGATTATGTGGTAAGCACGTCATTTTTACGACTCCAGATAGGatgtcatgtgcttggtccaTGCGGGAAAGTTCAAAAATTCGATAattggccgagaaatgtcctgcggatgcaacactattagatagtgtcctatttttacatgtcc harbors:
- the LOC131009269 gene encoding transcription factor MYB41-like, translated to MGRTPCCDKNGLKKGPWTPEEDEKLSRYIHAHGAGNWRNLPKNAGLQRCGKSCRLRWTNYLRPDIKRGRFSFEEEETIIQLHSVLGNKWSAIAARLPGRTDNEIKNYWNTHIRKQLLRMGIDPVTHAPRLDLHDLTSTLLNSPQLSLLRLLNPEALRLAMTLASCNGGGEAQLMLNSQLQNQLQQAVPHIQPNHFEYIIGQQIPPNQSNINSYHNQPQYQQLFQENVMPAANASDHHRSFPADFGYDQIRADLSENSSFQSMNTNSSSSSDNNSAPTFDSASAVINGGGGEDERESFCSNLLKFEIAESWDLDDFLEI
- the LOC131009297 gene encoding myb family transcription factor PHL7-like; translated protein: MGSHRSSKERLKWTKELHDLFEKAVNQIGGPDRATPKGILKAMAIPGLTIFHVKSHLQKYRMSVFTREEDHTKGKLERRSVSEMLPNFCALSGAQLNEALLIQMEAQRRLSDQLEVQKSLKMKIEAQGRFLDKIMEEYKNRSPAGTKPYSPILSLPSLSDESDSDVEDVSEISSKEDFQPPKRIKIQQHHNLPCFNLDSHHLNLFSVDGITNQELAFPWVDRALSPSPLLGMYNHLNR